The Ranitomeya imitator isolate aRanImi1 chromosome 8, aRanImi1.pri, whole genome shotgun sequence genome window below encodes:
- the NDUFAF3 gene encoding NADH dehydrogenase [ubiquinone] 1 alpha subcomplex assembly factor 3, producing MAPLISLGLPLLRLSAPRLVKYRPSIAAHAWQQSRSHRLSPAGDELYEKTTVTRIERDSAEMMLIESYSSIGFIINGDQVVGPCAVLPRSILQWNVASYKDVSLESLSLFHLLVPKIEILVLGTGDRVQRLDPAISRFMRQKGVALEVQDTANACATFNFLTSERRVTAAALIPVSA from the exons ATGGCGCCTCTAATTTCGTTAGGTCTTCCTCTTCTGCGCCTGTCGGCTCCGCGGTTGGTGAAGTATCGGCCGTCCATCGCTGCACATGCATG GCAACAGAGTAGATCCCACCGACTGTCACCAGCTGGAGACGAACTCTATGAGAAGACCACAGTGACTCGTATCGAGAGGGACTCCGCAGAGATGATGCTCATTGAGAGTTACAGCTCCATTGGCTTCATCATCAATGGAGACCAAGTAGTGGGGCCCTGCGCCGTCCTGCCCCGGAGCATCCTGCAGTGGAAC GTGGCTTCCTATAAGGACGTCTCATTGGAGAGCTTATCCTTGTTTCATCTCCTGGTTCCCAAAATAG AAATCCTGGTGCTGGGCACCGGAGACCGGGTGCAGAGATTAGATCCCGCCATCTCCAGGTTTATGCGACAGAAAGGAGTGGCCCTAGAAGTCCAAGACACG GCCAATGCTTGTGCCACATTTAACTTTCTGACCAGCGAGCGACGAGTGACCGCAGCCGCCCTCATCCCAGTCTCTGCTTAA